The uncultured Cohaesibacter sp. genome segment CCCGTCATTTTCTGCATTTCTTCCTGCATGGCCGCTTCAACCTTGGCTTTGGCGTCATTGTGAGCGGCCATGATCAGGTCTTCGAGGATTTCTGCATCATCTGGGTTGATCATGGATGGGTCGATGGAGATGGCAACAATCTCGCCCTTACCAGAGAGGGTCACCTTGACCATATCGCCACCGGACACACCGGTTGCCTGCATCTTGGCCACTTCTTCCTGCATCTGGGCCATTTTGGCCTGCATTTCCTTGGCCTTCTTCATCATCTTCATCATATCCATGATGGTCGTCCTCGTCTTTTGTCGTTGGGCATCCGCCGCAGCCTGTGGCCGTGTGCCAAAATGGCGGGCGGATTGCAATGGTTAAGGTCTGCCGCCGGTTATTTCAGAAAGATGTTTTCAGAAATAGCCGGATAAAGGTCTGTCTGGATAAGTGGCCATGGATGGCCCTGCCTGCAAGGGGCTAGTCGTCAAAGCCCAACTCGGAGCCATCATCGAGCGCCAAAAGCCTGTCATCATCCTCCTCCAGCGGATCTTCGATGACGGGGGCAAGGAATTCTTCCTCAAAGTCACGATGGATGCGCACATCCACCACCTTCGAGCCGGGAAAGGCCTTGCGCACCGCTTCCACCAGTGGATGCTGGTCTGCCGCTTCGCGCACTTCGCGCTCGCGCTCTTCCTTACGCTCGGAAAGAGTCGCCCCTCCCCCTTCATTGGTCAGATCCACATGCCAGCGCTCGCCGGTCCATTCGGTGAGCTTACGGCCGATTTTTGTCTGGAAGCCTTCGCTGTCAAAGCCATCATAGGCAATGACCAGATGACCCGGCTCCACCGAGACGGGGCGCACAGCGCTTTCCAGTTGCAGTTTAAGGGCAATGTCGCGGTTCTTGTTGGCAAGCGCGACGATCTGCTCAAAGCGCGTGATGACCGGTTTGACCGATTGGGCCGCTGGCTGCGAGCGGATGGGGTCGGAGGACTGCGGTGGGGTGCGCGCGGCCAGCTGCTTTTCGCTTTGGCTTGCCACCAGGCGCAGATTGGCCTTGTCTTCCTTTACCGGTTCAGCATGGCCGATGGCCAAGGCGGACGGCGTCGCGGCGGTGCCTGCTTCTGCCTTCATGGCTGTCGGGCCGCCCCCACTCCCCCCATTGTTGCCATAAGGGGGCGGATCGCTCGGCGGGGTGGCTTGGGCCTGTGTTGCTTCTGGCACCACAGCATCAGGTGGTGTCGATGGGCCTGACCCTGCACCCGACGGCATCGGCGGGCGATAATCCTTGTTGGTGAGCATTTTGAGTGCTTCGTCCGGGCTTGGCAGATCGGCCACATACGCCAGTCGCACCAGCACCATTTCGGCGGAGGCCAGCGGGCGGGGCGAGGATTGCACTTCGGCCAGACCCTTGAGCAGCATTTGCCATGCGCGAGACAGAACCCGGACCGACAACCGGGTGGCAAAATCGCGACCGCGTTTCTTCTCCGCTTCGGTTGCCGCCGCATCGGAATTGGCGTCCGGGGTTAGTTTCAGCCGCGTGACCAGATGGACAAAATCGGCAAGGTCGGACAGGACCACCGACGGTTCGGCACCGATGTCATATTGGGCCTTCAATTCCTGCAAGGCTGTGGCGATATCGCCTTTCATCACCGCTTCGAACAGATCGATGACCCGGGCACGGTCGGCAAGGCCGAGCATCTGGCGGGTCGTCTCGGAGGTAATCTTGCCTGCGCCATGGGAAATGGCCTGATCGAGCAGGGAAAGGGAATCGCGGGCCGAACCTTCACCTGCGCGGGCGATCATCTGCAGCGCGTCATCCTCGATGTCGACCTTTTCTTTCTCGCAAATGGTCTTCATATAAGCGGCCATCTCGCCAGCATCGATGCGGCGCAGATCAAACCGCTGACAGCGGGAGAGGACCGTCACCGGCACCTTGCGGATCTCGGTGGTCGCGAAAATGAATTTCACATGCTCGGGC includes the following:
- a CDS encoding DNA polymerase III subunit gamma/tau yields the protein MSIADHQSDQGYRVLARKYRPANFDDMIGQDPMIRTLTNAFSTGRIAQAYMMTGVRGVGKTTTARILARALNYEIPGEIDQPTIDMKEMGSHCQAIMEGRHVDIMEMDAASHTSINDIREIIEAVRYKPVSARYKVYIIDEVHMLSTAAFNGLLKTLEEPPEHVKFIFATTEIRKVPVTVLSRCQRFDLRRIDAGEMAAYMKTICEKEKVDIEDDALQMIARAGEGSARDSLSLLDQAISHGAGKITSETTRQMLGLADRARVIDLFEAVMKGDIATALQELKAQYDIGAEPSVVLSDLADFVHLVTRLKLTPDANSDAAATEAEKKRGRDFATRLSVRVLSRAWQMLLKGLAEVQSSPRPLASAEMVLVRLAYVADLPSPDEALKMLTNKDYRPPMPSGAGSGPSTPPDAVVPEATQAQATPPSDPPPYGNNGGSGGGPTAMKAEAGTAATPSALAIGHAEPVKEDKANLRLVASQSEKQLAARTPPQSSDPIRSQPAAQSVKPVITRFEQIVALANKNRDIALKLQLESAVRPVSVEPGHLVIAYDGFDSEGFQTKIGRKLTEWTGERWHVDLTNEGGGATLSERKEEREREVREAADQHPLVEAVRKAFPGSKVVDVRIHRDFEEEFLAPVIEDPLEEDDDRLLALDDGSELGFDD
- a CDS encoding YbaB/EbfC family nucleoid-associated protein; protein product: MMDMMKMMKKAKEMQAKMAQMQEEVAKMQATGVSGGDMVKVTLSGKGEIVAISIDPSMINPDDAEILEDLIMAAHNDAKAKVEAAMQEEMQKMTGDLGLPAGMKLPF